In the genome of Mytilus edulis chromosome 3, xbMytEdul2.2, whole genome shotgun sequence, one region contains:
- the LOC139516078 gene encoding mammalian ependymin-related protein 1-like has translation MKLLLLALCCLVVVYAQEPRPCESPKQWEGRFLRADRAKMFGELAKLSYDETNRRAREIEEVQIGQDREYYDVLYLHNIGKEYRLNLKSRKCNVTNLLRPFRPYGVPPNAQFDGSATIGAAGVPGESLVVENWSLTDGDDKFYGMVSSPDCVPIEYAFYSKESSLITTTFFDINVGITDPNVFIPPSECSME, from the exons ATGAAACTTCTACTCCTCGCTCTCTGCTGTTTGGTCGTCGTATATGCTCAGGAGCCACGTCCTTGTG AATCTCCAAAGCAATGGGAAGGAAGGTTCTTAAGA gccGACAGAGCAAAAATGTTCGGAGAATTGGCTAAACTGAGCTATGACGAAACTAACAGAAGAGCCAGAGAAATTGAGGAAGTTCAAATTGGTCAAGACAGGGAATATTATGACGTTCTTTATCTCCACAACATT gGAAAAGAATACAGATTGAACTTGAAATCAAGAAAGTGTAATGTAACCAATCTACTCAGACCATTCAGACCATATGGAGTACCCCCAAATGCCCAATTTGACGGATCTGCCACCATTGGTGCCGCTGGTGTACCAGGCGAATCTCTTGTTGTCGAAAACTGGTCTCTTACCGACGGAGACGACAAGTTCTACGGAATGGTCTCATCACCAGACTGTGTTCCAATTGAATACGCCTTCTACTCTAAAGAGTCCAGCTTGATCACAACAAC attCTTTGACATCAACGTTGGAATCACAGATCCAAATGTTTTCATTCCACCTTCAGAGTGCTCGATGGAAtaa